From a region of the Thermus caldilimi genome:
- a CDS encoding SHOCT-like domain-containing protein, whose protein sequence is MEEKRRILEMVRSGEIGVEEALALLQAVEEPRSRAQAPARLLRVRIQAQDKGKPVRVHVNLPLALAELLEKFLPEEAKLALAGRGVNLKDLLALVREGVPEGKLVEIEAEEEGHPVQVLVEVV, encoded by the coding sequence ATGGAGGAAAAACGGCGCATTCTGGAGATGGTGCGTTCCGGCGAGATCGGGGTAGAGGAGGCTTTGGCCCTGCTTCAGGCGGTGGAGGAACCCAGGTCCAGGGCGCAGGCTCCTGCCAGGCTCCTCAGGGTGCGGATCCAGGCCCAGGATAAGGGGAAGCCGGTTCGGGTCCATGTGAACCTTCCCCTGGCCTTGGCGGAGCTTCTGGAGAAGTTCCTGCCCGAAGAGGCCAAGCTGGCCCTGGCGGGCCGAGGGGTGAACCTCAAGGACCTCCTGGCCCTGGTGCGGGAGGGGGTGCCCGAGGGCAAGTTGGTGGAGATCGAGGCCGAGGAGGAGGGCCACCCCGTGCAGGTGCTGGTGGAGGTGGTGTGA
- a CDS encoding SHOCT-like domain-containing protein has product MEDKRRILEMVREGVLTPEEALELLSALEESALEERDLAGGERPPVEASQVFAPQGFQVQAFGANLEVVGVAGLEGLEAEGGGVTQEGGIPVYRVSLGKGRLRVPEGAVVLLLAMGSHVKLARVVLAGRALGANLKGDGLLGLDLALSGGNLEAGLLLRDGEHRLEVRAGRAELRFLPGSHLEVEAQVRLGGLKVAGPWRQEAAPGGRRWSLGEGKAKLRAKVVMGNLELEA; this is encoded by the coding sequence ATGGAGGATAAGCGGCGCATTTTGGAAATGGTAAGGGAAGGGGTCCTTACCCCGGAGGAGGCCTTGGAGCTTCTTTCCGCGCTGGAGGAATCCGCGCTGGAGGAAAGGGACTTGGCTGGTGGGGAAAGGCCTCCTGTGGAGGCTTCCCAGGTTTTTGCCCCCCAAGGGTTTCAGGTTCAGGCTTTCGGGGCCAACCTCGAGGTGGTGGGGGTGGCGGGGTTGGAGGGGCTTGAGGCGGAGGGTGGTGGGGTAACCCAGGAGGGCGGGATCCCGGTCTATCGGGTTTCCCTGGGCAAGGGGAGGCTTAGGGTTCCCGAGGGGGCCGTGGTTTTGCTTTTGGCCATGGGAAGCCACGTGAAGCTTGCCAGAGTGGTTCTCGCGGGTCGGGCCTTAGGGGCTAACCTGAAAGGGGATGGGCTTTTGGGCCTGGACCTGGCGCTTTCGGGAGGCAACCTGGAAGCAGGCCTTTTACTTCGGGATGGAGAGCACCGTCTGGAGGTACGGGCGGGCAGGGCCGAGCTCCGTTTTTTGCCGGGTTCGCACCTGGAGGTGGAGGCCCAGGTGCGCCTGGGGGGCCTCAAGGTGGCGGGTCCTTGGCGACAGGAGGCTGCCCCTGGCGGGCGGCGCTGGTCCCTGGGAGAGGGGAAGGCCAAGCTCAGGGCCAAGGTGGTCATGGGGAACCTGGAACTGGAGGCATGA
- a CDS encoding DUF2089 domain-containing protein produces the protein MVIRPVPVRCPACEGPLAVKALFCPQCGTEVHGQFALNEFALLPKEHLDFLRLFVKTRGNLKEVERVLGVSYPTVRARLDALLKALGYEAEEEKGEERLEVLEALRRGEITVEEAVARLKGERS, from the coding sequence ATGGTGATCAGGCCCGTTCCCGTGCGTTGCCCGGCCTGCGAGGGGCCGCTGGCGGTGAAGGCCCTTTTCTGCCCGCAATGCGGCACCGAGGTGCACGGCCAGTTTGCACTGAATGAGTTCGCCCTGTTGCCCAAGGAGCACCTGGACTTCCTTAGGCTTTTCGTGAAGACCCGGGGAAACTTGAAGGAGGTGGAACGCGTGCTTGGGGTTTCCTACCCCACGGTCCGGGCCCGGCTGGACGCCCTCCTGAAGGCCTTGGGCTACGAGGCGGAGGAGGAAAAAGGCGAAGAGCGCCTCGAGGTGCTGGAGGCCCTGCGGCGGGGGGAGATCACCGTGGAGGAGGCGGTGGCGCGGCTGAAGGGAGAGCGAAGCTAA